A genomic stretch from Legionella adelaidensis includes:
- the ettA gene encoding energy-dependent translational throttle protein EttA codes for MSQYIFTMNRVSKIVENQRFILKDISLSFYPGAKIGVLGLNGSGKSTLLRIMAGVDTQFEGEARPQPGIKIGYLEQEPQVDMHKTVREVVEEAVHDIKKLLTDFDEISMRFAEPMSDEEMNKLLEKQGELQHEIENSGGWDLDRRLDIAADALRLPDWDTKIEVLSGGERRRVALCRLLLSSPDMLLLDEPTNHLDAESVAWLERYLEEFPGTVVAVTHDRYFLDNAAEWILELDRGEGIPYKGNYTAWLEQKNERLEREQKQEAAHLRTLKSELEWVRTSPKGRHAKNKARLARFEEMNSKEFQKRNETNELYIPPGERLGDLVLEGKELRKAYGDRILFENLNFHLPKGGVLGIIGPNGAGKSTFLKLITGKETADQGEIRVGETVKLAYVDQMRDHLDANKTVWEEITDGQDIMQVGSFQMPSRAYVGRFNFKGSDQQKKMSQLSGGERNRVHLAKLLKSGGNVILLDEPSNDLDVETLRALEDAILNFPGCAIVISHDRWFLDRICTHLMAFEGDSQVTFIEGNYSDYEEERKRRLGDEANRPSRIKYRRLKD; via the coding sequence ATGTCGCAGTATATTTTTACTATGAATCGCGTGAGCAAAATAGTTGAAAACCAGCGGTTCATTTTAAAAGATATTTCTCTAAGCTTTTACCCTGGGGCTAAAATTGGTGTTTTAGGATTAAATGGATCCGGAAAATCTACCTTATTACGAATTATGGCAGGTGTTGATACCCAGTTTGAAGGTGAAGCCCGTCCACAACCAGGAATTAAAATTGGATATCTTGAGCAAGAACCGCAAGTTGATATGCACAAAACGGTGCGTGAGGTGGTTGAGGAAGCCGTTCATGATATTAAAAAATTATTAACTGATTTTGATGAAATTAGTATGCGCTTTGCTGAGCCAATGAGTGATGAGGAAATGAATAAGCTCTTGGAAAAACAAGGCGAGCTACAACATGAAATCGAAAACAGCGGTGGGTGGGATCTTGATCGCCGCCTTGATATAGCAGCAGATGCATTACGTCTTCCTGATTGGGATACTAAAATAGAAGTGCTTTCTGGGGGCGAAAGACGTCGGGTTGCTTTATGCCGTTTGTTATTATCCAGTCCTGATATGCTGTTACTTGATGAACCTACTAACCATTTGGATGCGGAAAGTGTGGCTTGGTTAGAGCGTTATTTAGAAGAGTTCCCCGGTACAGTGGTTGCTGTAACGCACGATAGATATTTCCTGGACAATGCTGCTGAGTGGATTCTTGAACTCGATCGCGGCGAAGGAATTCCTTATAAAGGAAATTACACGGCTTGGTTGGAGCAAAAAAATGAACGGTTAGAACGCGAGCAGAAACAAGAGGCTGCGCATCTACGAACGCTTAAATCAGAGCTTGAATGGGTAAGGACCTCTCCAAAAGGACGACACGCAAAAAATAAAGCAAGGTTAGCGCGTTTTGAAGAAATGAATTCAAAAGAGTTCCAAAAACGTAATGAAACCAATGAATTATATATTCCCCCAGGTGAGCGTTTGGGCGACTTGGTTTTAGAAGGGAAGGAGTTACGAAAAGCTTATGGCGATAGAATTTTGTTTGAGAATTTAAATTTCCATCTACCCAAGGGAGGCGTCCTGGGAATCATTGGTCCTAATGGTGCCGGTAAATCTACTTTCTTAAAATTAATTACTGGGAAAGAAACTGCCGATCAGGGTGAAATACGCGTGGGGGAAACGGTAAAACTCGCTTACGTGGATCAAATGCGGGATCACCTCGATGCCAATAAAACCGTTTGGGAAGAAATTACTGATGGTCAAGATATTATGCAAGTGGGTTCATTCCAAATGCCTTCGCGTGCATATGTCGGCCGGTTTAATTTCAAAGGTTCAGATCAACAGAAAAAAATGTCGCAATTATCGGGTGGGGAGCGTAATCGTGTTCACCTTGCAAAGCTTTTGAAAAGCGGCGGTAATGTTATTCTCCTTGATGAACCGAGTAATGATTTAGATGTTGAGACTCTAAGAGCTTTAGAAGATGCTATTTTAAATTTTCCTGGCTGTGCCATTGTTATTTCGCATGACCGTTGGTTCCTGGATCGTATTTGTACTCACCTAATGGCTTTTGAAGGGGATTCTCAAGTTACGTTCATAGAAGGAAATTATTCTGATTATGAAGAAGAGAGGAAACGGCGTTTAGGTGACGAAGCTAATCGGCCTTCCCGTATTAAATATCGTAGGTTAAAAGATTAA
- the tdh gene encoding L-threonine 3-dehydrogenase, with translation MKSLVKAKREPGIWMQDVAVPEFGVNDVLIKIKKTAICGTDIHIYSWDDWAQATIPVPMTVGHEFFGEIVEVGREVRGFQPGQRVSGEGHITCGMCRNCRAGKRHLCRNTQGVGVNRPGCFGEYLALPASNVLALPDNISADQAAILDPLGNATHCALAFNVVGEDVLITGAGPIGIMATAILRHVGARNIVITDVNDHRLELARKMGATRAINVKYTPIREVMEELNMTEGFDVGLEMSGNPMALNDMVKAMNHGGQIAMLGIPPQETPIDWNQVIFKGLVVKGIYGREMFETWYKMIAMLQSGLDISPVITHHFPVEEYQHAFQIMASGQSGKVILDWS, from the coding sequence ATGAAATCCTTAGTTAAGGCAAAACGCGAACCTGGAATTTGGATGCAGGATGTAGCTGTTCCTGAATTTGGCGTAAATGATGTACTGATTAAAATTAAAAAAACAGCGATTTGTGGCACAGATATTCATATTTACTCTTGGGATGATTGGGCACAGGCAACCATTCCTGTCCCCATGACCGTAGGCCATGAGTTTTTTGGCGAAATCGTGGAAGTGGGTCGAGAAGTACGCGGATTTCAACCCGGCCAGCGGGTTTCAGGAGAAGGGCATATTACTTGTGGAATGTGCAGAAATTGCCGTGCAGGGAAAAGGCATTTATGTAGAAACACGCAAGGCGTGGGGGTGAATAGACCCGGGTGTTTTGGTGAATATTTAGCTCTACCTGCCAGTAATGTCCTGGCATTACCTGATAATATTTCTGCTGATCAAGCAGCTATTTTAGACCCTTTAGGTAATGCTACCCACTGTGCCCTGGCCTTTAATGTAGTGGGTGAAGACGTTTTAATTACCGGTGCAGGTCCTATCGGGATAATGGCAACTGCTATTTTGCGTCATGTAGGAGCGCGTAACATAGTAATTACTGATGTAAATGATCACCGTTTGGAACTTGCAAGAAAAATGGGTGCCACGCGGGCGATTAATGTGAAGTACACGCCTATTCGGGAAGTCATGGAAGAGTTAAACATGACGGAAGGGTTTGACGTGGGCTTAGAAATGTCAGGTAATCCGATGGCTTTAAATGACATGGTTAAAGCAATGAACCATGGAGGACAAATCGCCATGTTAGGGATTCCGCCTCAAGAAACCCCAATTGATTGGAACCAGGTTATTTTTAAAGGTTTAGTCGTTAAAGGTATCTATGGCCGTGAAATGTTTGAAACATGGTATAAGATGATTGCCATGCTACAAAGCGGGTTAGATATTTCCCCGGTTATTACGCATCATTTTCCAGTTGAAGAATACCAACATGCATTTCAAATTATGGCCTCCGGGCAGTCTGGTAAGGTAATCCTTGATTGGTCCTAG
- a CDS encoding glycine C-acetyltransferase codes for MDSRFSEFIQGEIELIKKEGLFKPERIISSQQQAEVEVNEEHVINLCANNYLGLANNPLLIKEGQKALEEYGYGMASVRFICGTQTPHKKLEKKLSNFLGKEDTILYSSCFDANTGLFETLLGPEDAIISDALNHASIIDGIRLCKAARYRYANNDMKDLEAKLIEAKNARFRLIATDGVFSMDGILANLPAICELAEKHKALVMVDDSHAVGFIGTTGRGTPEHFGVSSQIDIITGTLGKALGGASGGYTSANATIVEWLRQRSRPYLFSNTLAPVIAQTSIAVLDLIQQNPELLQKLKRNSIYFREGLSQLGFNLIPGEHPIIPVMLGDAVLAGKMAQELLVEGVYVIGFSFPVVPKGMARIRTQMSAGLELHHLDKAIAAFEKVGKKLNVIQ; via the coding sequence TTGGATAGCCGTTTTAGTGAATTTATTCAGGGAGAGATTGAGTTAATCAAAAAAGAGGGTTTATTTAAACCTGAGCGTATAATTAGTAGTCAACAACAAGCTGAAGTTGAAGTAAATGAAGAACACGTTATTAATTTATGTGCCAATAATTATTTAGGCTTGGCAAACAACCCTTTGCTTATTAAAGAAGGCCAAAAGGCTTTGGAAGAGTATGGTTATGGAATGGCTTCCGTTCGATTTATTTGTGGTACGCAAACCCCTCATAAAAAATTAGAAAAAAAATTAAGCAATTTCTTAGGTAAAGAAGACACTATTCTCTATTCCTCCTGCTTTGATGCTAATACGGGTTTATTTGAAACCTTGCTAGGCCCTGAAGATGCTATAATTAGTGATGCACTTAATCATGCCAGTATTATTGACGGCATTCGTTTATGCAAAGCTGCACGCTATCGCTATGCCAATAACGATATGAAGGATTTGGAAGCCAAGTTGATTGAAGCAAAAAATGCCCGTTTCCGTTTAATTGCCACAGACGGTGTGTTTTCAATGGATGGTATTCTTGCCAATTTGCCTGCTATTTGCGAATTAGCTGAAAAACACAAGGCATTAGTTATGGTTGACGACTCCCATGCCGTTGGTTTTATTGGTACAACGGGCCGCGGTACACCCGAACATTTTGGGGTTTCTTCACAAATAGATATTATTACCGGAACACTAGGCAAAGCATTGGGGGGGGCTTCCGGAGGGTATACCTCTGCAAACGCCACGATTGTTGAATGGTTGCGACAACGTTCCCGGCCCTATCTTTTTTCCAACACTTTAGCACCTGTTATCGCGCAGACATCGATTGCGGTCCTGGATTTAATCCAACAAAATCCTGAGCTATTACAAAAACTAAAACGCAATAGCATTTATTTCCGCGAAGGTTTGAGTCAACTCGGTTTTAATTTAATACCCGGTGAGCACCCCATTATACCGGTCATGTTAGGCGATGCAGTTCTAGCTGGTAAGATGGCGCAGGAACTATTAGTGGAAGGCGTATATGTGATTGGTTTTTCCTTTCCCGTAGTTCCTAAAGGTATGGCACGTATTCGTACGCAAATGTCTGCCGGGCTTGAACTTCACCACTTGGACAAAGCGATAGCTGCTTTTGAAAAAGTGGGTAAAAAATTGAACGTTATTCAGTAA
- a CDS encoding protein-L-isoaspartate O-methyltransferase family protein: MSSQIARINMVKQQLRTGDVLNESILELYHLIPRENFVPVEYKHFAYSDMQITLPHQQRMFTPLEEGKLLQALELKGTEIILEVGTGTGFLTALLSKLCQKVISIDYFPDFTTQARKKLAEHHCNNVELHTGDGSRGWIDQAPYDVMVFTGSLPYLTENHRLQLLPGGKIFAIVGKEPVMQAQLLVLDKSGNWQEQVLFETSIPPLIDKLRPKEFVF; encoded by the coding sequence ATGAGCAGTCAAATTGCACGTATTAATATGGTCAAGCAACAATTACGTACAGGGGATGTTTTAAACGAATCCATTCTTGAGCTTTATCATTTAATTCCAAGAGAAAATTTTGTTCCCGTAGAATATAAGCATTTTGCATACTCTGACATGCAAATTACGCTTCCCCATCAACAGCGCATGTTTACGCCGCTCGAGGAAGGAAAGCTATTGCAAGCTTTAGAGCTAAAGGGAACCGAAATAATATTGGAGGTAGGTACGGGAACTGGTTTTCTCACAGCTTTGTTAAGTAAACTGTGTCAAAAAGTCATCAGCATAGATTATTTTCCCGATTTCACTACGCAAGCTCGCAAAAAATTAGCAGAACACCATTGTAATAATGTTGAGCTACATACCGGAGACGGCTCTCGCGGTTGGATTGATCAAGCCCCGTATGATGTTATGGTCTTCACTGGCTCCCTCCCCTATCTAACAGAAAATCACCGTTTACAGTTATTACCTGGTGGAAAAATATTCGCTATAGTGGGCAAAGAGCCAGTGATGCAAGCACAATTGCTGGTATTGGATAAATCCGGAAATTGGCAAGAGCAAGTCTTATTTGAGACTAGCATTCCTCCACTAATTGATAAACTAAGACCAAAAGAATTTGTTTTCTAG
- a CDS encoding TolC family outer membrane protein — translation MRKKLLCWMLTASFYATLHAADLMDVYHQALENDPTFKAAYSTFMSNAEAIPQAVSQLLPQVNATSNVSRNRQRVETNLQTIAQIYNSNTWGLTLSQAVFNYQSWAQVQQAKASVKAAHATYNDASQDLMLRASKAYFDVLFARDTLNFAEAKLRANKRQLEQAQQRFDVGVDTITSVYEAKAAYDQSVAEVISAKNNQVNQNENLRKLTNHVYEQLAPLRDNRIPLIKPEPNDADEWISASIKQNYKLYAAKYSLQAARENIKVQSASGWPTLAIQGTSQQTHNSGPLSNFFAPGMQESDSIGLNLNFPVYTGGLVESKTRQAQYDFQTSSEQLEQTYRDIVVNGRIAFNTIIDGISKVNADRQTVISQQNSLESTEAQFEVGTRTMVDVVTAQQRLFEAQEQLARDQYNLIAAILNLKYLAGTLNTTDLEEVNSWLATTRINSFPPQDKKTCGRIVC, via the coding sequence ATGAGAAAAAAGCTTTTATGCTGGATGCTTACTGCAAGCTTTTATGCCACTTTGCATGCTGCGGATTTGATGGATGTCTATCACCAAGCTTTAGAAAATGATCCCACCTTTAAAGCAGCATATAGCACTTTTATGTCGAATGCCGAAGCAATTCCGCAAGCGGTTTCTCAATTATTACCGCAAGTAAACGCTACAAGTAATGTTTCAAGAAATCGGCAACGTGTAGAAACCAATCTACAAACCATTGCTCAGATATACAATAGTAACACTTGGGGTCTTACATTATCACAAGCGGTTTTTAATTATCAAAGCTGGGCCCAAGTTCAACAAGCAAAGGCTTCTGTTAAAGCAGCCCATGCAACTTATAATGATGCTTCTCAGGATCTAATGCTTCGCGCATCAAAAGCTTATTTTGATGTTCTGTTTGCGCGTGACACTTTAAATTTTGCCGAAGCTAAATTACGCGCCAATAAAAGACAACTCGAACAAGCACAGCAACGATTTGATGTGGGAGTTGATACCATAACCTCCGTGTACGAAGCGAAGGCGGCTTACGATCAATCCGTCGCAGAAGTCATTTCAGCAAAGAATAACCAGGTTAATCAAAATGAAAACTTGCGAAAACTAACTAATCACGTGTATGAGCAGCTAGCTCCTTTGCGTGACAATCGTATTCCTTTAATTAAACCTGAACCCAATGATGCTGATGAATGGATCTCTGCCTCAATAAAACAAAACTATAAACTGTATGCTGCAAAATATTCCCTGCAGGCAGCACGTGAAAATATAAAAGTACAATCCGCCAGTGGTTGGCCGACTTTAGCTATTCAGGGCACTTCGCAACAAACCCATAATTCAGGTCCCCTAAGCAACTTTTTTGCCCCTGGCATGCAAGAAAGTGACAGCATCGGTTTAAACCTTAATTTCCCTGTATATACTGGCGGTTTAGTTGAATCTAAAACAAGGCAAGCACAATACGATTTTCAAACATCCAGCGAACAATTAGAACAAACTTATCGTGATATAGTGGTTAATGGTCGTATTGCTTTTAACACCATAATTGATGGTATCAGTAAAGTTAATGCCGATAGGCAAACCGTTATTTCTCAACAAAATTCATTGGAATCCACCGAAGCCCAATTCGAGGTGGGTACGCGCACCATGGTGGATGTGGTTACTGCACAACAAAGACTTTTTGAAGCACAAGAGCAACTGGCACGTGATCAGTACAATTTAATTGCTGCCATATTAAATTTAAAATACCTTGCAGGCACACTCAATACCACCGATCTAGAAGAAGTAAACTCCTGGTTAGCAACGACACGAATAAACAGCTTCCCACCGCAAGATAAAAAAACATGCGGCAGAATAGTTTGTTAA